Proteins from a genomic interval of Ramlibacter algicola:
- the pepN gene encoding aminopeptidase N: MLREGQNAVIYRADYQPPAYWIDTVDLCFDLDPAKTRVLNKMKVRRNPQVAPQPLKLDGDELNLARVLVNGQGTSFKMEGDRLVLENLPEGDAPFDLEIFTTCAPAKNSKLMGLYTSNDSFFTQCEAEGFRRITYFLDRPDVMASYTVTLRADKQKYPVLLSNGNLVDQGDLDDGRHFAKWVDPHRKPSYLFALVAGQLVCREQKITSRSGNDHLLQVYVRAGDLDKTEHAMNSLIASVAWDEARFGLPLDLERFMIVATSDFNMGAMENKGLNIFNTKYVLASQATATDTDFMNIESVVGHEYFHNWSGNRVTCRDWFQLSLKEGLTVFRDQEFSQDLAGEASARAVKRIEDVRVLRTAQFPEDAGPMAHPVRPEQYLEINNFYTVTVYEKGAEVVRMQQTLVGREGFEKGLAQYFQRHDGQAVTCDDFAQAIADANPGSHLANNLEQFKRWYSQAGTPRVKATTRFENGTYEITLSQSCPPTPGQAAKEPFVIPVAWGLVGADGREVAGGMQVMTQATETIRVDGLASEPVPSLLRGFSAPVVLEWDATDAQLLALLEHDTDPFNRWEAAQRLGVRRMLDAIRGSGAITLDDAYLQAMRSILRHPKLDAAFKELVLTLPAETYVSEQLDEVDPQRVHAVRESLREQLASALAGDWAWAYEEHKENGAYRPDHVSAGRRALAGLALTHLCIAARSSGDTVWPGKAYQRFKDASNMTDRFNALSALVVSGHELSRPALDRFHGMFRGEALVLDKWFALQAGAPDRGGNVLPVVRSLMQHPDFNLRNPNRARSLIFSYCSANPGAFHRADAAGYVFWGDRVLELDGVNPQVAARLARAMDRWRKLAEPMRSAAREAIARVAAKPDLSNDVREVVTRALAD, translated from the coding sequence ATGTTGAGAGAAGGCCAGAACGCCGTCATCTACCGCGCGGATTACCAGCCGCCGGCCTACTGGATCGACACCGTCGATCTCTGCTTCGACCTGGACCCGGCCAAGACCCGCGTCCTGAACAAGATGAAGGTGCGCCGCAACCCGCAGGTCGCGCCGCAACCGCTCAAGCTGGATGGCGACGAGCTGAACCTCGCGCGCGTGCTGGTCAATGGCCAGGGCACCTCCTTCAAGATGGAAGGCGACCGCCTGGTGCTGGAGAACCTGCCGGAGGGCGACGCACCCTTCGACCTGGAGATCTTCACCACCTGCGCGCCGGCGAAGAACAGCAAGCTGATGGGCCTGTACACCAGCAACGACTCGTTCTTCACCCAGTGCGAGGCCGAGGGCTTCCGCCGCATCACCTATTTCCTGGACCGTCCGGACGTGATGGCCAGCTACACGGTGACGCTGCGCGCCGACAAGCAGAAGTACCCGGTGCTGCTGTCCAACGGCAACCTGGTGGACCAGGGCGACCTGGACGACGGCCGCCACTTCGCCAAGTGGGTCGACCCGCACCGCAAGCCCAGCTACCTGTTCGCGCTGGTCGCGGGCCAGCTGGTGTGCCGCGAGCAGAAGATCACCTCGCGCTCGGGCAACGACCACCTGCTGCAGGTGTACGTGCGCGCCGGCGACCTGGACAAGACCGAGCACGCGATGAACTCGCTGATCGCATCCGTCGCCTGGGACGAGGCGCGCTTCGGCCTGCCGCTGGACCTGGAGCGCTTCATGATCGTCGCCACCAGCGACTTCAACATGGGCGCGATGGAGAACAAGGGCCTGAACATCTTCAACACGAAGTACGTTCTCGCCTCGCAGGCCACGGCCACCGACACCGACTTCATGAACATCGAGTCCGTCGTCGGCCACGAGTACTTCCACAACTGGTCGGGCAACCGCGTCACCTGCCGCGACTGGTTCCAGCTGTCGCTGAAGGAAGGCCTCACCGTCTTCCGCGACCAGGAGTTCAGCCAGGACCTGGCCGGCGAGGCCAGCGCGCGCGCCGTCAAGCGCATCGAGGACGTGCGCGTGCTGCGCACCGCGCAGTTCCCCGAGGACGCGGGCCCGATGGCGCACCCGGTGCGCCCCGAGCAGTACCTGGAGATCAACAACTTCTACACGGTCACCGTCTACGAGAAGGGTGCCGAGGTCGTGCGCATGCAGCAGACCCTGGTCGGCCGCGAAGGCTTCGAGAAGGGCCTGGCGCAGTACTTCCAGCGCCACGACGGCCAGGCCGTGACCTGCGACGACTTCGCGCAGGCGATCGCCGACGCCAACCCGGGCAGCCATCTGGCCAACAACCTCGAGCAGTTCAAGCGCTGGTACAGCCAGGCCGGCACGCCGCGCGTGAAGGCCACGACTCGCTTCGAGAACGGCACGTACGAGATCACGCTGTCGCAGTCCTGCCCGCCCACGCCGGGCCAGGCGGCGAAGGAACCGTTCGTGATCCCGGTCGCCTGGGGCCTGGTCGGCGCCGACGGCCGCGAGGTCGCCGGCGGCATGCAGGTGATGACCCAGGCCACCGAGACCATCCGCGTCGACGGCCTGGCGTCGGAACCGGTGCCATCGCTGCTGCGCGGCTTCTCCGCGCCGGTGGTGCTGGAGTGGGATGCGACCGATGCGCAACTGCTGGCGCTGCTGGAGCACGACACCGACCCGTTCAACCGGTGGGAAGCGGCCCAGCGCCTGGGCGTGCGCCGCATGCTGGACGCCATCCGCGGCAGCGGCGCGATCACGCTCGACGACGCGTACCTGCAGGCGATGCGCAGCATCCTGCGCCACCCGAAGCTGGACGCGGCGTTCAAGGAGCTGGTGCTCACGCTGCCTGCCGAGACTTATGTCTCCGAGCAGCTGGACGAAGTCGACCCGCAGCGCGTGCACGCCGTGCGCGAGTCGCTGCGCGAGCAGCTCGCCAGCGCGCTGGCCGGGGACTGGGCCTGGGCCTACGAAGAGCACAAGGAGAACGGCGCCTACCGTCCGGACCACGTGTCCGCCGGCCGCCGCGCGCTCGCCGGCCTGGCGCTCACGCACTTGTGCATCGCGGCGCGTTCGAGCGGCGACACGGTGTGGCCGGGCAAGGCCTACCAGCGCTTCAAGGACGCGTCGAACATGACGGACCGCTTCAACGCGCTGTCCGCGCTGGTGGTCAGCGGCCACGAGCTGTCGCGCCCGGCGCTGGACAGGTTCCACGGCATGTTCCGCGGCGAGGCCCTGGTGCTGGACAAGTGGTTCGCGCTGCAGGCCGGCGCGCCCGACCGCGGCGGCAACGTGCTGCCGGTCGTGCGTTCGCTGATGCAGCACCCCGACTTCAACCTGCGCAACCCGAACCGCGCCCGCAGCCTGATCTTCAGCTACTGCAGCGCGAACCCGGGTGCGTTCCACCGCGCGGATGCCGCCGGCTACGTGTTCTGGGGCGACCGCGTCCTGGAGCTCGACGGCGTCAACCCACAGGTCGCGGCCCGCCTCGCGCGCGCGATGGACCGCTGGCGCAAGCTGGCCGAGCCGATGCGCAGCGCCGCGCGCGAAGCCATCGCGCGCGTCGCGGCCAAGCCGGACCTGTCCAACGACGTGCGGGAAGTCGTGACGCGCGCCCTGGCCGACTGA
- a CDS encoding hybrid sensor histidine kinase/response regulator produces the protein MSLQDTTDAKVLLVDDLQENLTALQALVRAPGRTVLCATSGEEALALMLDHDFAVAILDVQMPGMDGFELAELMRGTERTRHIPIVFVSAAGRELNYAFRGYDTGAVDFLHKPLEPQMVRSKVSVFVDLFRQRQRLLHMQADLERAVRMRDDFLSMVSHELRNPLNTLYLQAQLRSRMAEAGKLPDVAGFAQMAGRDQQQIQSMIRLLDDMLDATRVRTGKLTVKLEPMDLAHVARHTVDSMQEPARAAGTPLALQAPDTLPLFGDAQRLQQVLTNLLTNAVRYGEAKPVQVRLWTEGEHAVLAVRDQGPGISPPEQERIFEQFERGDAAGQVAGLGLGLFISRQIVQAHGGRIELRSTPGQGAEFRVRLPLPR, from the coding sequence ATGAGCCTCCAAGACACGACCGACGCCAAGGTCCTGCTGGTCGACGACCTGCAGGAGAACCTCACCGCGCTGCAGGCGCTGGTGCGCGCGCCCGGCCGCACGGTGCTGTGCGCCACCAGCGGCGAGGAGGCACTCGCGCTGATGCTGGACCACGACTTCGCCGTCGCCATCCTCGACGTGCAGATGCCCGGCATGGACGGCTTCGAACTGGCCGAACTGATGCGCGGCACCGAGCGCACGCGCCACATCCCGATCGTCTTCGTCAGCGCCGCGGGCCGCGAACTGAACTACGCCTTCCGCGGCTACGACACCGGCGCGGTCGATTTCCTGCACAAGCCGCTCGAGCCGCAGATGGTGCGCAGCAAGGTCTCCGTGTTCGTGGACCTGTTCCGCCAGCGGCAGCGCCTGCTGCACATGCAGGCCGACCTCGAGCGGGCAGTGCGCATGCGCGACGACTTCCTGTCCATGGTGTCGCACGAACTGCGCAACCCGCTGAACACGCTGTACCTGCAAGCGCAGCTGCGCAGCCGGATGGCCGAAGCCGGCAAGCTCCCCGACGTGGCGGGCTTCGCGCAGATGGCGGGCCGCGACCAGCAGCAGATCCAGAGCATGATCCGCCTGCTCGACGACATGCTGGACGCCACCCGCGTGCGCACCGGCAAGCTCACGGTGAAGCTGGAACCGATGGACCTGGCCCACGTCGCGCGCCACACGGTCGATTCCATGCAGGAGCCGGCGCGTGCGGCCGGCACCCCGCTGGCACTGCAGGCGCCCGACACCCTGCCCCTCTTCGGCGACGCCCAGCGCCTGCAGCAGGTGCTGACCAACCTGCTCACGAACGCCGTCCGTTACGGCGAGGCCAAGCCCGTGCAGGTGCGGCTGTGGACCGAGGGCGAGCACGCGGTGCTGGCCGTGCGCGACCAGGGCCCGGGCATCTCGCCGCCCGAGCAGGAGCGCATCTTCGAACAGTTCGAGCGCGGCGACGCCGCCGGCCAGGTCGCCGGCCTCGGCCTCGGCCTGTTCATCAGCCGCCAGATCGTCCAGGCCCACGGCGGCCGGATCGAACTGCGCAGCACGCCGGGACAAGGCGCCGAATTCCGAGTGCGCCTCCCGCTGCCGCGGTAA
- a CDS encoding CheR family methyltransferase: MVRGDVADIEIRLLVEALYLRYAHDFRDYSRASLRRRVLHACERMDQPTVSALQEKVLHDESAFTELLQYLTVPVSEMFRDPDYYLAVREHVVPILRTYPSLKVWVAGCSTGEEAYSLAILLHEEGLLERTLLYATDINPRSLERARQGVFPLDAMKGYTANYQRAGGREGLAAYYTAGYDRAIFQRELRQRITFADHSLATDSVFAETQFVSCRNVLIYFNRPLQDRALGLFRESLVHRGFLGLGSKETLEFSSHARGFEAVAQRERLYRKVGGTT; encoded by the coding sequence TCGCGGACATCGAGATCCGCCTGCTGGTGGAAGCGCTGTACCTGCGCTACGCCCACGACTTCCGCGACTACTCGCGGGCCTCGCTGCGCCGGCGCGTGCTGCACGCCTGCGAGCGCATGGACCAGCCGACGGTCTCGGCGCTGCAGGAGAAGGTGCTGCACGACGAGTCGGCGTTCACGGAGCTCCTGCAGTACCTGACGGTGCCGGTCAGCGAGATGTTCCGCGACCCGGACTACTACCTCGCCGTGCGAGAACACGTCGTGCCGATCCTGCGTACCTACCCCTCGCTGAAGGTGTGGGTCGCCGGCTGCAGCACGGGCGAGGAGGCGTACTCGCTCGCGATCCTGCTGCACGAGGAGGGGCTGCTCGAGCGCACGCTGCTCTATGCCACCGACATCAACCCGCGCTCGCTGGAGCGCGCCCGCCAGGGCGTGTTCCCGCTCGACGCGATGAAGGGCTACACGGCCAACTACCAGCGCGCCGGCGGCCGCGAAGGCCTGGCCGCGTACTACACGGCCGGCTACGACCGCGCGATCTTCCAGCGCGAGCTGCGCCAGCGCATCACCTTCGCCGACCACAGCCTGGCCACCGACAGCGTGTTCGCCGAGACGCAATTCGTCTCCTGCCGCAACGTGCTGATCTACTTCAACCGCCCGCTGCAGGACCGCGCGCTCGGCCTGTTCCGCGAGTCGCTGGTGCACCGCGGCTTCCTGGGCCTGGGCAGCAAGGAGACGCTGGAGTTCTCGTCGCACGCCCGCGGCTTCGAAGCCGTCGCGCAGCGCGAGCGCCTCTACCGCAAGGTGGGAGGCACCACGTGA
- the prfB gene encoding peptide chain release factor 2 (programmed frameshift) → MDAERINAIGTQLTDLQRRAVDLRRYLDFDAKSERLRTVTAALEDPAVWNDPKKAQELGREKKQLDDIVLVLRDLDRELSDNLELYEMSKEDGDEAGLQTIEAEGAKLTKIVEGLEFRRMFNQPADPNNCFLDLQAGAGGTEACDWASMLMRQYLKYAERKGFKATVEDETPGDTAGIKGATIKIEGEYAFGLLRTETGVHRLVRKSPFDSSGGRHTSFASVFVYPEIDDSIEIDINPADVRTDTYRASGAGGQHINKTDSAVRLTHIPTGIVVQCQDSRSQHSNRDVAWRRLRSRLYDFEMRKRMEEQQKLEATKTDVGWGHQIRSYVLDQSRIKDLRTNVEISNTQKVLDGDLDAFIEASLKQGV, encoded by the exons ATGGACGCAGAACGCATCAACGCCATCGGCACCCAGCTGACCGACCTGCAGCGGCGGGCCGTGGATCTCCGGAGGTATCTT GACTTCGATGCCAAGTCGGAGCGTCTGAGGACCGTCACCGCCGCGCTCGAAGACCCGGCGGTCTGGAACGACCCGAAGAAGGCCCAGGAACTGGGCCGGGAAAAGAAGCAGCTGGACGACATCGTCCTCGTGCTGCGCGACCTCGACCGCGAGCTGTCGGACAACCTCGAGCTCTACGAGATGAGCAAGGAGGACGGCGACGAAGCCGGCCTGCAGACCATCGAGGCCGAGGGCGCCAAGCTCACGAAGATCGTCGAGGGCCTCGAGTTCCGCCGAATGTTCAACCAGCCGGCGGACCCCAACAACTGCTTCCTGGACCTGCAGGCCGGGGCCGGCGGCACGGAAGCGTGCGACTGGGCCAGCATGCTGATGCGCCAGTACCTGAAGTACGCCGAGCGCAAGGGCTTCAAGGCCACCGTCGAGGACGAGACGCCCGGCGACACCGCGGGCATCAAGGGCGCCACGATCAAGATCGAGGGCGAGTACGCCTTCGGCCTGCTGCGCACCGAGACCGGCGTGCACCGCCTGGTGCGCAAGTCGCCGTTCGACTCGTCCGGCGGGCGCCACACCAGCTTCGCCAGCGTGTTCGTCTACCCGGAGATCGACGACTCGATCGAGATCGACATCAACCCGGCCGACGTGCGCACCGACACCTACCGCGCATCCGGCGCCGGCGGCCAGCACATCAACAAGACAGATTCGGCGGTGCGCCTGACGCACATCCCGACCGGCATCGTGGTGCAGTGCCAGGACAGCCGCAGCCAGCACTCGAACCGGGACGTCGCGTGGCGCCGCCTGCGCTCGCGCCTGTACGACTTCGAAATGCGCAAGCGCATGGAAGAGCAGCAGAAGCTGGAAGCGACCAAGACCGACGTCGGCTGGGGCCACCAGATCCGCAGCTACGTGCTGGACCAGAGCCGCATCAAGGACCTGCGTACCAACGTCGAGATCTCCAACACCCAGAAGGTGCTGGACGGCGACCTCGACGCTTTCATCGAAGCCTCGCTGAAGCAAGGCGTCTGA
- a CDS encoding chemotaxis protein CheB has protein sequence MRTSLPARLRTDIDAVLVGASAGGLDALLQLLAGIDPALRVPLVVVLHLPADHDSLLPDIFGSRMGLLAREARAGAPLHKGMVHIAPPGYHLLVEPDGTFGLSMDSPVHWSRPSIDVLFESAAHALGPRLAGIVLTGANHDGAAGLRAIGAAGGMTVVQDPHDASHATMPQAALAAARPDFVLPLADIRTLLHQLMHP, from the coding sequence GTGAGGACCTCGCTGCCTGCGCGCCTTCGCACCGACATCGACGCCGTGCTGGTCGGGGCATCGGCCGGCGGGCTCGACGCCTTGCTGCAGTTGCTCGCCGGCATCGACCCGGCGCTGCGCGTGCCGCTGGTCGTGGTGCTGCACCTGCCGGCGGACCACGACAGCCTGCTGCCCGACATCTTCGGCAGCCGCATGGGGTTGCTGGCGCGCGAAGCGCGCGCCGGTGCGCCCCTCCACAAGGGCATGGTCCACATCGCCCCGCCCGGCTACCACCTGCTGGTGGAACCGGACGGCACCTTCGGCCTCAGCATGGACTCGCCGGTCCACTGGTCGCGGCCCTCGATCGACGTCCTGTTCGAATCGGCGGCCCATGCGCTGGGCCCGCGCCTGGCCGGCATCGTGCTGACCGGCGCCAACCACGACGGCGCCGCCGGCCTGCGTGCCATCGGCGCCGCCGGTGGCATGACCGTCGTGCAGGACCCGCACGACGCTTCCCATGCGACGATGCCGCAAGCGGCCCTGGCTGCGGCCCGGCCCGACTTCGTGCTGCCGCTCGCCGACATCCGCACGCTGCTGCACCAACTGATGCATCCATGA